A single region of the Mercenaria mercenaria strain notata chromosome 6, MADL_Memer_1, whole genome shotgun sequence genome encodes:
- the LOC128558106 gene encoding uncharacterized protein LOC128558106 codes for MTLIKKTSERLASIEDKTESIDFALTQTSIKISTLEKQKEELRNDMSYLQAQSMRNNLVFSNIPEAPTETSETTEVKLRKFLNEKMKIAEDLVNKMSFERVHRMGAKHDGRCRNIVAKFTLYKEKELVRKQWKTLSSTPYYVNEQFPKDIVDKRKKLLLKMKEARREGNTSWISYDTLYINGNPVRD; via the coding sequence ATgacattgataaaaaaaactagcGAAAGGCTAGCATCAATCGAGGATAAAACTGAAAGCATAGATTTTGCTCTAACACAGACAAGTATAAAAATATCAACTCTTGAAAAACAAAAGGAGGAACTAAGAAATGACATGTCATATTTACAGGCGCAGTCTATGCGCAACAACCTCGTGTTTTCAAATATCCCTGAGGCCCCGACCGAAACCAGTGAAACTACCGAGGTTAAACTACGGAAATTtcttaacgaaaaaatgaaaatcgCGGAAGACCTAGTGAACAAGATGTCCTTTGAGAGAGTTCATCGAATGGGAGCTAAGCATGACGGAAGATGTCGCAACATTGTTGCCAAATTCAcactatataaagaaaaagaactCGTCCGAAAACAGTGGAAGACATTGTCCAGTACTCCGTATTATGTGAATGAACAATTCCCAAAAGACATCGTGGATAAAAGGAAGAAGCTCCTTCTTAAAATGAAAGAGGCTCGGCGGGAAGGTAACACGTCCTGGATATCATATGACACCCTCTACATTAACGGCAATCCTGTACGTGACTAG